Proteins from a genomic interval of Zingiber officinale cultivar Zhangliang chromosome 1B, Zo_v1.1, whole genome shotgun sequence:
- the LOC122050671 gene encoding probable DNA double-strand break repair Rad50 ATPase isoform X2: MFKTARWRNEKNKIKVVFKLQFQATKVPLLGSETVMVSLVQLDTGKPTARTEKAAVVNGTCNWSNPIYETVKLVRDAKSGKMNEKWYQFLVSKTGPNELGVLGEGTVNLTDYGEVFKASSISLHLKAGTILHVTIQRIQGELADREVDIKRDGMLGQGQTLQGQLGKYDCEKGLKALVKNDMNMLKDGSHISREPRVKFTANRNLTNYSDSNEHHKSNSPDVTSEASSDGRSELYTPGEGMLKNTGSNRHDTASFSSPTTDVSIQKRSVTSSEWSGGEGSTDGSAKSESRECLPFSHIKLEKLSEVVSLTRKVEVSEKELEKLKKQIVKDAKQGEELLREISSLRKERDGLRRECQVLSQERLSFNDNVSAESHIARKGPSSVLEEVKQELDHERNLNSSLRLQLHKTQEANSELLLAVRDLDELLEEKNREMCPKCTGFQNSDAKQDGIENGTLEKKIIDLNNEVVLYSDDREELLLQMEQLALDYEILKQENHDMSLKLDQMQLREKLSIQYECSAHIALINDLECQVEWLEKQLQSQADSFKTDIDNVIHAKVEQEKKVLQAEEALKETKWKNVNTADWLHEELRRLSSQASSTFYVSEKVVERVIDEANELHSQNIYLQNLLQETKHNLTSVHGQYQMNLQHLLRVLVYKSKETDKLLLNLKGKNEELESCRNSEERLKVTLEKMEELKSEIEKLKMEKHLVSEERENLVNRVEILEAKNKANELMLQDRYSESELLKEEIVLLKQVLEKSEDERNELKNLTDKKENIVIILTSEVEALRLKYDHLKQMVSEGELEKQELRSLVSELGETYNTKEDDHFESYKCEFESDASPLQQSQELARYCRTNLREQDLVSYTCDQHTKDMLNEISVLKRQNKSTEDELKEMQERYSEISWKFAEVEGERQQLLITIRSLKNALKK; the protein is encoded by the exons ATGTTCAAAACTGCACGATGGAGGAACGAGAAGAACAAGATCAAGGTTGTTTTCAAATTGCAATTCCAAGCGACGAAG GTACCACTGTTGGGATCAGAGACGGTGATGGTGAGTTTGGTTCAGCTGGACACTGGAAAACCAACGGCGAGGACAGAAAAGGCTGCTGTGGTTAATGGAACCTGCAACTGGTCGAACCCAATTTATGAAACAGTGAAATTAGTGCGCGATGCAAAGAGTGGAAAGATGAACGAGAAGTGGTACCAGTTTCTAGTTTCTAAGACT GGACCAAATGAGCTCGGTGTTCTGGGAGAAGGCACGGTGAACCTAACAGATTATGGCGAGGTGTTCAAAGCCTCTTCTATCTCTCTCCATCTCAAAGCTGGAACGATCTTGCAT GTGACTATACAAAGAATTCAAGGTGAATTGGCAGACAG AGAAGTGGATATAAAGCGAGATGGAATGCTTGGACAAGGACAAACACTGCAAGGCCAGTTGGGCAAATACGACTGTGAAAAGGGGCTGAAAGCTCTTGTAAAGAACGACATGAACATGCTGAAA GATGGATCACATATCAGCAGAGAGCCCAGAGTCAAATTTACAGCAAACAGAAACCTGACAAATTATTCAGATTCTAACGAACACCATAAATCTAATAGTCCTGATGTTACATCAGAAGCCAGCTCTGATGGCAGATCAGAATTATATACACCAGGAGAGGGCATGCTCAAGAACACCGGCAGCAATCGGCATGATACCGCCAGCTTCTCATCGCCTACTACAGATGTTAGCATTCAGAAAAGATCAGTGACCAGCTCTGAATGGTCTGGAGGTGAGGGAAGCACAGATGGTTCTGCAAAGTCTGAATCAAGAGAATGCCTTCCTTTCTCTCATATCAAACTTGAGAAGCTGAGTGAAGTTGTTTCCCTAACAAGAAAGGTGGAAGTATCCGAGAAAGAGTTGGAGAAGCTGAAGAAGCAAATCGTCAAGGATGCCAAGCAAGGAGAAGAGCTTTTGAGAGAGATAAGTAGTCTGAGAAAGGAAAGAGATGGTTTGCGCAGAGAATGCCAAGTGCTTTCACAGGAGAGATTAAGCTTTAATGACAATGTTTCAGCTGAATCACACATTGCTAGGAAAGGTCCTTCGTCTGTGCTAGAAGAGGTCAAACAAGAATTAGATCATGAGAGAAATCTGAACTCGAGTCTTCGCTTGCAGCTACATAAAACACAGGAAGCCAATTCTGAGCTGCTGCTTGCTGTTAGAGACCTTGACGAGCTGTTGGAGGAAAAAAACAGGGAGATGTGCCCAAAATGCACAGGATTTCAGAACTCGGATGCTAAACAAGATGGCATAGAAAATGGCACGTTAGAAAAGAAGATCATTGACCTCAACAATGAAGTGGTGTTGTACAGCGACGATCGCGAAGAGTTATTGTTGCAAATGGAACAGCTAGCTTTGGACTATGAGATTTTGAAACAGGAGAACCATGACATGTCCTTGAAGCTGGATCAGATGCAACTGCGAGAAAAACTCAGCATTCAGTACGAGTGTTCAGCACATATTGCACTTATCAATGACCTTGAGTGTCAAGTTGAATGGCTAGAGAAACAGCTGCAATCGCAGGCTGATTCATTTAAAACAGATATTGACAACGTTATACATGCTAAAGTTGAACAAGAGAAAAAGGTCCTTCAAGCAGAGGAAGCACTGAAGGAAACAAAGTGGAAGAATGTTAACACGGCTGATTGGCTTCATGAGGAACTTAGGAGGCTTTCTTCACAAGCCTCATCGACATTTTATGTGAGCGAGAAAGTGGTCGAGAGAGTGATAGATGAAGCTAATGAGTTGCATTCTCAAAACATTTACCTGCAAAATCTGCTTCAGGAAACCAAGCATAACCTGACATCAGTGCATGGCCAATATCAGATGAATCTTCAGCACTTATTAAGGGTTCTGGTTTACAAATCCAAAGAAACAGATAAGCTGCTTTTGAATCTCAAAGGCAAGAATGAAGAGCTTGAAAGTTGTAGGAATTCTGAAGAAAGGCTAAAGGTCACATTGGAGAAAATGGAAGAACTAAAATCTGAGATTGAGAAGCTCAAAATGGAGAAACATTTAGTCTCTGAAGAAAGAGAGAACTTGGTAAACAGGGTGGAAATTTTGGAGGCAAAGAACAAAGCAAATGAGCTGATGCTTCAAGATAGATATTCAGAAAGTGAACTCCTCAAGGAAGAGATAGTGCTACTGAAGCAAGTATTAGAAAAATCAGAGGACGAGAGGAATGAACTCAAGAATTTAACAGACAAAAAAGAGAATATTGTTATTATACTGACTTCTGAGGTAGAGGCCCTTAGACTAAAGTATGATCACTTGAAACAAATGGTATCTGAAGGTGAATTAGAAAAACAAGAGTTGAGGAGTCTGGTTTCTGAACTTGGGGAGACATACAATACT AAAGAAGATGATCATTTTGAGAGCTACAAGTGTGAGTTTGAAAGTGATGCCAGCCCTCTGCAACAATCTCAAGAATTAGCAAG GTATTGTCGAACAAATTTAAGAGAACAAGATTTGGTTTCCTATACTTGTGATCAGCATACAAAAGACATGCTAAATGAGATATCAGTCCTAAAAAGGCAGAATAAATCAACCGAAGACGAGTTGAAAGAAATGCAAGAAAGATATTCGGAGATTAGCTGGAAGTTTGCAGAAGTAGAAGGTGAAAGGCAACAACTACTTATCACAATCCGCAGTCTCAAAAATGCTTTGAAGAAGTAA
- the LOC122050671 gene encoding probable DNA double-strand break repair Rad50 ATPase isoform X1 yields the protein MFKTARWRNEKNKIKVVFKLQFQATKVPLLGSETVMVSLVQLDTGKPTARTEKAAVVNGTCNWSNPIYETVKLVRDAKSGKMNEKWYQFLVSKTQGPNELGVLGEGTVNLTDYGEVFKASSISLHLKAGTILHVTIQRIQGELADREVDIKRDGMLGQGQTLQGQLGKYDCEKGLKALVKNDMNMLKDGSHISREPRVKFTANRNLTNYSDSNEHHKSNSPDVTSEASSDGRSELYTPGEGMLKNTGSNRHDTASFSSPTTDVSIQKRSVTSSEWSGGEGSTDGSAKSESRECLPFSHIKLEKLSEVVSLTRKVEVSEKELEKLKKQIVKDAKQGEELLREISSLRKERDGLRRECQVLSQERLSFNDNVSAESHIARKGPSSVLEEVKQELDHERNLNSSLRLQLHKTQEANSELLLAVRDLDELLEEKNREMCPKCTGFQNSDAKQDGIENGTLEKKIIDLNNEVVLYSDDREELLLQMEQLALDYEILKQENHDMSLKLDQMQLREKLSIQYECSAHIALINDLECQVEWLEKQLQSQADSFKTDIDNVIHAKVEQEKKVLQAEEALKETKWKNVNTADWLHEELRRLSSQASSTFYVSEKVVERVIDEANELHSQNIYLQNLLQETKHNLTSVHGQYQMNLQHLLRVLVYKSKETDKLLLNLKGKNEELESCRNSEERLKVTLEKMEELKSEIEKLKMEKHLVSEERENLVNRVEILEAKNKANELMLQDRYSESELLKEEIVLLKQVLEKSEDERNELKNLTDKKENIVIILTSEVEALRLKYDHLKQMVSEGELEKQELRSLVSELGETYNTKEDDHFESYKCEFESDASPLQQSQELARYCRTNLREQDLVSYTCDQHTKDMLNEISVLKRQNKSTEDELKEMQERYSEISWKFAEVEGERQQLLITIRSLKNALKK from the exons ATGTTCAAAACTGCACGATGGAGGAACGAGAAGAACAAGATCAAGGTTGTTTTCAAATTGCAATTCCAAGCGACGAAG GTACCACTGTTGGGATCAGAGACGGTGATGGTGAGTTTGGTTCAGCTGGACACTGGAAAACCAACGGCGAGGACAGAAAAGGCTGCTGTGGTTAATGGAACCTGCAACTGGTCGAACCCAATTTATGAAACAGTGAAATTAGTGCGCGATGCAAAGAGTGGAAAGATGAACGAGAAGTGGTACCAGTTTCTAGTTTCTAAGACT CAGGGACCAAATGAGCTCGGTGTTCTGGGAGAAGGCACGGTGAACCTAACAGATTATGGCGAGGTGTTCAAAGCCTCTTCTATCTCTCTCCATCTCAAAGCTGGAACGATCTTGCAT GTGACTATACAAAGAATTCAAGGTGAATTGGCAGACAG AGAAGTGGATATAAAGCGAGATGGAATGCTTGGACAAGGACAAACACTGCAAGGCCAGTTGGGCAAATACGACTGTGAAAAGGGGCTGAAAGCTCTTGTAAAGAACGACATGAACATGCTGAAA GATGGATCACATATCAGCAGAGAGCCCAGAGTCAAATTTACAGCAAACAGAAACCTGACAAATTATTCAGATTCTAACGAACACCATAAATCTAATAGTCCTGATGTTACATCAGAAGCCAGCTCTGATGGCAGATCAGAATTATATACACCAGGAGAGGGCATGCTCAAGAACACCGGCAGCAATCGGCATGATACCGCCAGCTTCTCATCGCCTACTACAGATGTTAGCATTCAGAAAAGATCAGTGACCAGCTCTGAATGGTCTGGAGGTGAGGGAAGCACAGATGGTTCTGCAAAGTCTGAATCAAGAGAATGCCTTCCTTTCTCTCATATCAAACTTGAGAAGCTGAGTGAAGTTGTTTCCCTAACAAGAAAGGTGGAAGTATCCGAGAAAGAGTTGGAGAAGCTGAAGAAGCAAATCGTCAAGGATGCCAAGCAAGGAGAAGAGCTTTTGAGAGAGATAAGTAGTCTGAGAAAGGAAAGAGATGGTTTGCGCAGAGAATGCCAAGTGCTTTCACAGGAGAGATTAAGCTTTAATGACAATGTTTCAGCTGAATCACACATTGCTAGGAAAGGTCCTTCGTCTGTGCTAGAAGAGGTCAAACAAGAATTAGATCATGAGAGAAATCTGAACTCGAGTCTTCGCTTGCAGCTACATAAAACACAGGAAGCCAATTCTGAGCTGCTGCTTGCTGTTAGAGACCTTGACGAGCTGTTGGAGGAAAAAAACAGGGAGATGTGCCCAAAATGCACAGGATTTCAGAACTCGGATGCTAAACAAGATGGCATAGAAAATGGCACGTTAGAAAAGAAGATCATTGACCTCAACAATGAAGTGGTGTTGTACAGCGACGATCGCGAAGAGTTATTGTTGCAAATGGAACAGCTAGCTTTGGACTATGAGATTTTGAAACAGGAGAACCATGACATGTCCTTGAAGCTGGATCAGATGCAACTGCGAGAAAAACTCAGCATTCAGTACGAGTGTTCAGCACATATTGCACTTATCAATGACCTTGAGTGTCAAGTTGAATGGCTAGAGAAACAGCTGCAATCGCAGGCTGATTCATTTAAAACAGATATTGACAACGTTATACATGCTAAAGTTGAACAAGAGAAAAAGGTCCTTCAAGCAGAGGAAGCACTGAAGGAAACAAAGTGGAAGAATGTTAACACGGCTGATTGGCTTCATGAGGAACTTAGGAGGCTTTCTTCACAAGCCTCATCGACATTTTATGTGAGCGAGAAAGTGGTCGAGAGAGTGATAGATGAAGCTAATGAGTTGCATTCTCAAAACATTTACCTGCAAAATCTGCTTCAGGAAACCAAGCATAACCTGACATCAGTGCATGGCCAATATCAGATGAATCTTCAGCACTTATTAAGGGTTCTGGTTTACAAATCCAAAGAAACAGATAAGCTGCTTTTGAATCTCAAAGGCAAGAATGAAGAGCTTGAAAGTTGTAGGAATTCTGAAGAAAGGCTAAAGGTCACATTGGAGAAAATGGAAGAACTAAAATCTGAGATTGAGAAGCTCAAAATGGAGAAACATTTAGTCTCTGAAGAAAGAGAGAACTTGGTAAACAGGGTGGAAATTTTGGAGGCAAAGAACAAAGCAAATGAGCTGATGCTTCAAGATAGATATTCAGAAAGTGAACTCCTCAAGGAAGAGATAGTGCTACTGAAGCAAGTATTAGAAAAATCAGAGGACGAGAGGAATGAACTCAAGAATTTAACAGACAAAAAAGAGAATATTGTTATTATACTGACTTCTGAGGTAGAGGCCCTTAGACTAAAGTATGATCACTTGAAACAAATGGTATCTGAAGGTGAATTAGAAAAACAAGAGTTGAGGAGTCTGGTTTCTGAACTTGGGGAGACATACAATACT AAAGAAGATGATCATTTTGAGAGCTACAAGTGTGAGTTTGAAAGTGATGCCAGCCCTCTGCAACAATCTCAAGAATTAGCAAG GTATTGTCGAACAAATTTAAGAGAACAAGATTTGGTTTCCTATACTTGTGATCAGCATACAAAAGACATGCTAAATGAGATATCAGTCCTAAAAAGGCAGAATAAATCAACCGAAGACGAGTTGAAAGAAATGCAAGAAAGATATTCGGAGATTAGCTGGAAGTTTGCAGAAGTAGAAGGTGAAAGGCAACAACTACTTATCACAATCCGCAGTCTCAAAAATGCTTTGAAGAAGTAA
- the LOC122050661 gene encoding signal recognition particle receptor subunit alpha-like, translated as MLEELLIFTRGGLILWELGKALKGSPIDALIRSCLLEERSADDAFHYDVPAGGAAYTLKWAFDNDLGLVFVAVYQRILHLLYVDDLLAAVRREFSQIYDPKRITYDDFNETFRQLQKEAEARAEEMRKSKQAGRASTMAPVKKQTPNGAARGSGKQRNNNSGGSGKDDSDGDSGEGRSLANGGLKGQGNGHKEKSQAPNLFAKGKENGAPEAGAFDVNKLQKLRAKGGKKTDTSAGGKVTKAEPKKIVKKNRVWDDSPSESKLDFTDPTNERGDIPIEAAAADQGESMMDKEELVSSDEDEDDEEVENEKTSTKKKGWFSSMIQSISGNAVLEKSNLQPALKALKDRLMTKNVAEEIAEKLCESVAASLEGKKLGSFTRVSTTVQAAMEEALLRILTPKRSIDILRDVHVAKEQGRPYVVVFVGVNGVGKSTNLSKVAYWLLQHNISVMLAACDTFRSGAVEQLRTHARRLQIPIFEKGYEKDPAVVAKEAIQEAKRNSSDVVLVDTAGRMQDNEPLMRALSKLINLNSPDLVLFVGEALVGNDAVDQLTKFDQKLADLSTVPNARLIDGILLTKFDTIDDKVGAALSMVYVSGAPVMFVGCGQSYTDLKKLNVKSIVKTLLK; from the exons ATGTTGGAAGAGCTGTTGATATTTACGCGAGGTGGGTTGATCCTATGGGAGCTCGGCAAGGCGCTTAAGGGCTCCCCCATCGATGCCCTCATCCGTTCCTGCCTCCTTGAGGAGCGATCCGCCGACGATGCCTTCCACTACGATGTTCCTGCCGGCGGCGCAGCCTATACGCTAAAGTGGGCGTTCGATAACGACCTTGGTCTCGTTTTCGTCGCTGTCTACCAGCGCATCCTCCACCTACTTTACGTCGATGATCTTCTCGCCGCCGTCCGTCGCGAGTTTTCTCAGATATACGACCCCAAACGCATAACTTATGATGATTTCAATGAGACCTTCCGCCAGCTTCAGAAGGAAGCAGAGGCCCGTGCTGAGGAGATGCGCAAGTCCAAACAGGCTGGTCGGGCCTCTACCATGGCTCCCGTGAAGAAACAAACCCCTAATGGTGCTGCCAGAGGATCTGGGAAACAACGGAATAACAACAGTGGTGGCTCTGGGAAGGACGACTCTGATGGCGATTCAGGTGAGGGACGTTCTTTAGCTAATGGTGgtttgaaagggcaagggaatGGACATAAGGAGAAATCTCAAGCCCCAAACCTTtttgcaaagggaaaagagaatggAGCCCCTGAAGCTGGGGCCTTTGATGTAAATAAGTTACAAAAATTGAGAGCCAAAGGTGGAAAGAAAACAGATACTAGTGCTGGCGGTAAGGTTACAAAGGCTGAGCCAAAGAAAATTGTGAAAAAAAATAGGGTTTGGGATGATTCACCTTCCGAGTCAAAGCTGGATTTCACAGATCCCACGAATGAGAGAGGAGATATACCCATTGAAGCTGCAGCAGCAGATCAGGGAGAGAGCATGATGGATAAGGAGGAACTTGTAAGCAgtgatgaggatgaggatgatgAGGAAGTGGAGAATGAGAAAACTAGCACCAAGAAAAAAGGCTGGTTTTCATCTATGATCCAAAG CATTTCTGGCAATGCTGTTCTAGAAAAATCTAATTTGCAACCAGCATTGAAAGCCCTCAAAGATCGTCTGATGACTAAAAATGTG GCTGAGGAAATTGCTGAAAAGCTATGTGAATCAGTAGCAGCTAGTCTTGAAGGAAAAAAGCTGGGCTCATTTACAAGAGTTTCTACCACAGTCCAG GCAGCTATGGAAGAGGCTCTTCTTCGCATTCTAACGCCAAAACGATCCATTGATATATTGCGAGATGTTCATGTGGCTAAGGAGCAAGGAAGACCTTATGTTGTGGTTTTTGTTGGTGTCAATGGAGTTGGAAAATCTACTAATCTATCTAAA gTTGCATACTGGCTTTTGCAACATAACATTTCTGTTATGCTAGCGGCCTGCGATACATTTAGGTCAGGTGCTGTTGAACAGCTTCGCACACATGCACGCAGACTCCAG ATACCTATATTTGAGAAAGGCTATGAAAAAGATCCTGCAGTCGTAGCAAAGGAAGCCATCCAGGAAGCTAAACGGAACAGTTCAGATGTGGTGCTTGTTGATACAGCTGGTCGCATGCAG GATAATGAGCCGCTGATGAGagcactctctaaactcatcaaTCTCAACAGCCCAGACCTAGTTCTTTTTGTCGGAGAGGCTCTGGTTGGAAATGATGCGGTGGATCAATTAACAAAATTCGACCAG AAATTAGCTGACCTCTCCACAGTTCCGAATGCCAGGCTGATTGATGGCATCCTGCTCACCAAGTTTGATACTATCGATGATAAA GTTGGAGCAGCTCTTTCCATGGTTTATGTTTCAGGAGCTCCAGTGATGTTTGTTGGCTGTGGTCAGTCTTACACAGACCTGAAGAAGCTCAACGTGAAGTCCATTGTGAAAACTCTTCTGAAGTGA